Part of the Lentisphaera araneosa HTCC2155 genome, TTGGTGGGCCACAAGCTGGTGAGGCGCTTATTCATGCCTTTGATTCCAAACACAGCGCTGTTCGAATTGCCGCGGTCACGAGTGCTTACTCTACGTGCTATGGTCATGCCTTTACCGCAAAACTTGGCGAATTCATTACTGATAAAGATTCAAGTATAGACAAGGATGTGAAATTTAATGCGTGTCATGTTCTTGGGCGTTATGCAAAGTGGCGTCAACTCGATGCCCGCAAAATCTTGACTGATGCAGTTCTAGATTCTTCCCTCAGTCAGTATATCAGATTCCAACTACTCACGGCCTTATCGAAAACTTATGAAATGATGGTAATAGGCAATATGTACGATGATAGGGAGGTCGTGCAGACTCTAATCAAGCTCTTAGACGACCCAGATGAGGGAGTTCGTGGCTACGCGCACATGATTCTCATAAAGGGAACTAATGGCCTTGGGGGATTTGCTTATAATGCCGCCGCCAATGCAAAGGATCGCCAGGCAGCTATCAAACTGTGGAATGACTGGGCAAGCAAAACTACGGTTCCGCTCTTGTCCGATGATTTTGTAAAAAAGTAGGTTGGTAGATTTTTGAGGTTTCTCAAGGAAGAGGTGTTTTTATGAGGGGTGAGGAGTGGGCTATGCCGTCCCTTCGGGACTCATTATTTTTTGTTGCGTATAGACCTAGCACTTCCGTGCTAGGCTAATGTATGTCGTGCTTTCAGCACTCAAACTAATGCCAAAGGCATGGTATAATATAGCCCAATGGCGTGAGCCTTGGGAAAAATGTGGGCCTCCCAAAAAGAGGTGCCGAAGGTATGATATAATACAGGCCAATGGCGTGAGCCTTGGGTGATTTATGATAAACAAATTGTGAATGCCGAAGGTATGATATACGGCGCTATGCCGTCCCTTCGGGACTCATTATTTTTGTTACTTATAGACCTGGCACTTCCGTGCCAGGCTAATGTATGTCGTGCTTTCAGCACTCAATAATTAACCGCAGTGAGTACTTCTTACAATTCCGTGCCAGGCTAATGTATGTCGTGCTTTCAGCACTTAAACTGAATGCGGTCAGTATGATTATTCAGCTTCAGATTTTTTCCGGTAATCACCTTTGGGATTGCCGTCAAAGTTCGTACAGATACGGGCTGGATCTATTTTTTGGAGCTTAAAGTCCTGGAGGCGTTTTAAGTCCTTATCTCGTTTCTTTGTTAGCGTAGAAATTTTAGTCTGATCATCGCCACTTTGCTGAATTAACTTTTCATGTTTGGCCTTTATAAGTTCCATTTGTGAAGCGATATTCTTGTATTGGGCATCAAAGACATCGTCAATTTTTTCACCCCCGACTTTCTCTAAATAAGCATCTAGTTCTTTACTAAGCCTTGCCGCAACTTCCGGCATTAGCTTAGCCAGATTGTTTTTCTCGCTTAAATCTTTGTCCATATCAAAGAGTATTTCCTCACCGGTGTTGAGTTGGCGGATTAATTTATATTTACCGCTCCTGATAGCTGTTACAGGTGGCATACGCGCGTAGGGCATATGGAAAATAAAAGCTTCTTCAGGTCGGATAACCTGGCCCTCATTTCCTTGCTCAAAGATACTGCGTAAACTTCCTCCATCGAGGTTCTCGGGTAAGGGTTTTGTGGCCCCAACTAGGTCATGGAATGTGGGTAAGAAGTCCCAGTGATTCAGCATGACGTCGCACTGTGAGTTTTCAGGGATATTTGGGCCAGCAACAATCATAGGAACGCGTAATCCGCCTTCAAAGAGGTTGCCTTTTTTTCCTCGTAAGAGGTCGGGTGTGACAGATACCCACCCACCATTGTCCGAAGTGAAAATGATATAGGTCTTGTCCCTTACTCCCGCTTTATCCAGAGCGTCGAGAACGCGGCCAACGCTGATGTCCATCGACTCAATCATCGCCGCCATTTCTTGCTGTTTCACAGATGTGCGTGCATCACCTTTTGGGAGTCCAGCGGCTTTCTCCTGATATTTTTTTAGACCGGCAGCAGTGCTCGTGATTGGTCCATGCACCGTGTAGTGTGAAAGCATAAGGAAAAAGGGCTGTTTGCCGGCGTACTTTTCAATGAATTTTTCCGATTTCTCAGTCAGCGAAAAAACCTGTTTTAGGTCGTCTGGTCCCACGGTGTCACCATTGTTGTAAAAGAAATTTCCCTGGTTGTCGTTGGTGCCGTGCTGATCGTCTACCACATCATAGCCAAAGCTTGAAACGGGCTCGTGTATACCTTTACCAAACAGTGCGGTAATATAGTTTTTGTTAGTTCCTTTGAGTACGTCTGCCAAGCTAGTTTCATTAGCCCATGATTTTCTTTTACTAATGTTTAAGGGGTTACCATTATAGGTGTAGCCAAGTCGTACCGGAGATTTCCCGATCTGTATACTTTTTCGCGCCGGAGTACAGACGGACGCAGGCGCATAGGCATTTGAAAAACGCATCCCTCTTGCCGCAAGCTTTTCGATATTTGGTGTTTCGTAAAAACTTTGCAATTCATTGCTTATGCTTCGGTCCATCAAGACGCTGGTATTATCCCAGCCAAGATCGTCGATGTAGATAAGAACAAAATTCGGCGCTTCTTCTGCAAAAGCGTTCTGATTAGCAAAGGTACACAGCAGGGATGCCGCCGCTAACAAGCCTATATTTTTTATGCTTCTCATGATTATTCTCCCCAGATTTGTACCTCGGTGAAACCGCACCAGAGGTTTTTGTTGGGAACTAATTTAGTAAATTTGACCCATTTTGTTTTTGGTTGACGAACATTCAAAGTTTTATTCCCTTTTCTAGATAATTGGTAAAGAGGCGTCTACCTATAATAACAGGAGGACTTTAGGATGTGTTTGTTATATGAATTGAGGAGTTGTCTTTATTCTAACATATTTGATAGCAATGATATACATGTTTTTAGGGTGTTTGGTGCAGGCAGTTATTCGAAAAGCGTCTAAATCACCACTGTATGGAAAAGAATCTGTAGTGTCGGCTAATCAGCTAAAGATTAGGTGCAGTCTATCAATTTCTTAAACTTATTTTGCTCCAATTATTCACGGGCAGCGTTCCACGCAGTATCGATGATGTATTGATTTGGGTAGTTATTACCATCAAAAAACCTTTCTGGATGACTTAAAGTATTGGGAAAAGACCGAGTGCTGACATGTCCGTCGCCATGTAGATAATTAAGCTTATAGTTTTTTGGATCATGTGGGAAAAAACCTTTAATTCCACCATCCAGTCCGTGGGTACTATCTGCATTAGTAGGGCCATATTTCTCAGTGATGTAGCCTAGAGTGAAAGTTCCCTGAGTGCCACCATTACCAAGTTGATTCCATTGATTTTGAAATTCAGTCATGCTGATGAAGCGTGAAGGTTTGTTTATTTCAGTAAGCTTTAGAGACCAAGCTACTTTAGGGGTACTAGTATCCCCATCATGATTGGTAAAACTCATCACACCAAGAACTGAACGGTCATTGTTGAAGTGCCTAGATACGCTGTAAGACTTTAGGACGCGAGTTTCGTCAAAATATTGAATATTTGATGGGCATTGATAGAGTTGATAAGCTTTGTTTAAATTATCATCTTCTTGAAAACTACTGGCGTTCATATCAGCTTCAGTTAAGTTTCGACCATCATAAGCTCCTAACAGATCATCCCATGAAACATCATCATCCTCATCTTTCCCTACTGGAAAGTATCCATTGTTATCTTCGTGGTAGAGGGCAAATGCAAAGAAAATTTGTTTTTGTTGATTCATACATACGGCAGTTTTTACAACTCTCCTTGCTCTATTTAAATGTGGAATAAGCAAGCTTAGGAGTATACCGATAATTGCGATGGCGACTAAGAGTTCTAGTAGCGTAAATGTTTTTCTTTTCATCATAGATATTACCTTTTATTATAATATAAATATATATGTAAATTATTATTTTTGACAAAGTTGCAACTTTGTATTTATCTTAATAAACGCAGTGGGCGGAGATTTCTAACATGTTTTATAACAAAAAAAATCTGCCTTTAAAAAATTGAACTCAAGGAACACGGAAGTTGACAGTTTTTGAATTAAATATGGGGAGGGCGCTATGCCGTCCCTTCGGGACTCATTGTGTTAGTTGCGTATAGATCTAGCACTTTCGAGGCTGTGTGAAAAAATTGTCTTTTAGGTGCAACGCACCGACAGTAATTAGCGTGTAGCGATAGCTACACGTATGAGGTAATAGGAAATGGAGGGCTCGCGGATGTGAGCCCTCCATATTATTTCGGACCCAAGCTTGAGCCCTAGCTTAATTAGGAAACCGTTTTCATGCCCCTGACGGAGCATGCTACAATCTGACGGACCTTCAGTCCTAAACCAAATGATACGGTGTTTTTTAGATAGCCTCGAAATTCTAGTCTTATGTATGGCGTGCTTTCAGTACTCAAACTGAACGCCGAATCGCTAGTTTTACTATTCTGGATCAAATGGGTCTTTGCTTTTTGAGTAGCAGTAAGGATTTTAGCCAATTGTAGGTATTGCATTGAGTTCTATAAGTCATTATTATTCAAAGGATTGAAGGGCTGGTCATAGGAAAGGGTCGATGTGTTCTACAAGGATTGAAGGACAGGCCATAGGAAAGGAACAGATGTGTGGGCATCACTTTTTACTCGATCCTACTTTCATTCCATCAAGGTGTTTTGTTAGATCATGAGTGGATTTCACAACACCGTTAATTATTTTAATAACATCAATTTTCGTTTTTATAAGCTTATTATTCTTGATGGTGCCGTGCTCAACAACATTGCTATCTATTTGAGGGGCACTGGAGTTCACGAGAACATTATCAGTAACGACATTATTCCTTGGCTCGTTAGGCGCGTCCTTCTCCAGATTCAACAGATAAGGAAAGCGGCTCTTCCATGGATCTTCTTTATATGGCACCGCTGCAAGTCGCCTCCACATAATACCCTTAGGTTTTTTTAACCATGGTCTCTTTGTGAGTGCCCAGCCTGTC contains:
- a CDS encoding sulfatase, translating into MRSIKNIGLLAAASLLCTFANQNAFAEEAPNFVLIYIDDLGWDNTSVLMDRSISNELQSFYETPNIEKLAARGMRFSNAYAPASVCTPARKSIQIGKSPVRLGYTYNGNPLNISKRKSWANETSLADVLKGTNKNYITALFGKGIHEPVSSFGYDVVDDQHGTNDNQGNFFYNNGDTVGPDDLKQVFSLTEKSEKFIEKYAGKQPFFLMLSHYTVHGPITSTAAGLKKYQEKAAGLPKGDARTSVKQQEMAAMIESMDISVGRVLDALDKAGVRDKTYIIFTSDNGGWVSVTPDLLRGKKGNLFEGGLRVPMIVAGPNIPENSQCDVMLNHWDFLPTFHDLVGATKPLPENLDGGSLRSIFEQGNEGQVIRPEEAFIFHMPYARMPPVTAIRSGKYKLIRQLNTGEEILFDMDKDLSEKNNLAKLMPEVAARLSKELDAYLEKVGGEKIDDVFDAQYKNIASQMELIKAKHEKLIQQSGDDQTKISTLTKKRDKDLKRLQDFKLQKIDPARICTNFDGNPKGDYRKKSEAE
- a CDS encoding type II secretion system protein is translated as MMKRKTFTLLELLVAIAIIGILLSLLIPHLNRARRVVKTAVCMNQQKQIFFAFALYHEDNNGYFPVGKDEDDDVSWDDLLGAYDGRNLTEADMNASSFQEDDNLNKAYQLYQCPSNIQYFDETRVLKSYSVSRHFNNDRSVLGVMSFTNHDGDTSTPKVAWSLKLTEINKPSRFISMTEFQNQWNQLGNGGTQGTFTLGYITEKYGPTNADSTHGLDGGIKGFFPHDPKNYKLNYLHGDGHVSTRSFPNTLSHPERFFDGNNYPNQYIIDTAWNAARE